CATATTTCTGATCTCCCCTTATAAAGTCAAAAAGTCTTATAAAGATTATATCGGAAAATAGGGAACCGACTTGTATGTATTCTTGTATTCTTCATGACGAAAGGGGGGGCTTAATTAGCAACCTGCGCATTCGAATGTTCTTCATCCGTAGACAACAAACAAAAAAACGGCTGTACAGGCTTACACCTGCACAGCCGTTTCATTTTATTAACGATTCAAGAGGCTTCCCACATACCGCAGCAGCTCGTTTGCGCACACCGGGCAGTAGCCGTGTTCGTCAATTAACCGTTTGGTCACTTCATTAATTCGCTTCAGTTGGCTTTCATCCGGCGTTTTGGTGGAAGTCGTAATTTTCACGATATCCTTCAGGTCGGTGAACAGCTTTTTCTCAACAGCCTCGCGCAAACGTTCATGGCTTGTGAAATCGAATTTCTTCCCTTTACGCGAGTACGAAGAGATCCGGATCAAAATTTCTTCGCGGAACGCTTTTTTCGCATTCTCGGATACGCCGATCTGCTCTTCAATTGACCGCATCAGGCGCTCATCCGGATCCATCTCTTCGCCGGTAAGCGGATCTTTGATTTTGGTCCAGTTGCAATAGGATTCAATGTTATCGAGATAATTCTCAAACAAGGTCCGGGCGGACTCTTCAAAGGAATAGACGAATGCCTTCTGAATTTCCTTCTTGGCCAGGTTATCGTACTCCTTGCGCGCTACCGAGATGAAGTTTAGATATCTTTCCCGCTCCTCCTTCGTAATCGAAGGATGCTGGTCAAGGCCGTCCTTCAGTGCCCGCAGCACGTCGAGAGCATTAATACAATGCATATCCTGCTTGATGAGTGCGCTCGATATCCGGTTAATGACATAACGAGGGTCAATGCCGGACATCCCTTCCTCAATATACTCGTTCTGCATTTCCTTCAGATCGGCTTCCTTGAAGCCTTCAACCTCTTCTCCATCGTACATTCTCATCTTCTTCACAAGGTCCATGCCCTGCTTTTTCGTTTCCTTGAGGCGGGTAAGTATGGAGAAGATGGCTGCCGATTTCAGAGAATGCGGTGCGATGTGAATATGCTTCATATCGCTTTGGCCGATCAGCTTCGTGTAGATCTTCTCTTCCTCGGATACTTTGAGGTTGTATGGAATCGGCATTACAATCATACGCGATTGAAGCGCCTCGTTTTTCTTATTGCTGATAAACGACTTGTACTCGGATTCGTTCGTATGGGCGATAATCAGTTCGTCGGCTGATATAAGCGCAAACCTGCCCGCCTTGAAATTCCCCTCCTGCGTCAGCGATAGCAGGTTCCATAGGAACTTCTCGTCGCATTTCAGCATCTCCTGGAATTCCATCAGACCACGGTTCGCCTTGTTCAGCTCGCCGTCGAAGCGGTACGCGCGCGGATCGGATTCCGAACCAAACTCCGTAATCGTCGAGAAATCGATACTGCCCGTCAAGTCGGCAATATCCTGGGACTTCGGATCGGAAGGGCTGAACGTACCAATACCTACCCGATTTTCCTCCGACACAAGCACACGTTCAACGATTACATTCTCAATATCTCCATCGTATTCAACCCGAAGCCTCATTTGGCAAGAAGGGCATAGATTGCCTTCAATACGGACACCAAGCTCCTTCTCAATTTCTGGACGAAGCTCATGCGGGATCAAGTGCAACGGTTCTTCATGCATCGGGCAGCCTTTAATGGCGTAAGTAGCGCCTTTCTCCGTTCTGGAGAAACGCTCCAGCCCTTTCTTCAGCATCGTTACAATCGTTGATTTCCCGCCGCTGACCGGTCCCATTAGGAGCAGGATCCGTTTACGGACATCCAGCCTTCTTGCCGCCGAGTGGAAGTATTCCTCCACAAGCTTCTCTACGGCGCGGTCGAGACCGAAAATTTCTTGTTCGAAGAACTTATAACGCTTCCTTCCGTTATCGTCCTCTACCCCAAAAGAATCAATCATCTCATAGACGCGCGCGTGCGCAGTCATGGCCGGGGTCGGGTCCTCTCTAAGCAGTTCAATATATTCTTTGAAAGATCCCGTCCACGCAAGCTTCTCACTCTCTGTCTGATACTCCGATATTCGCTTGAAAATGTCCATGCCGTGCCTCCTCCCATCGCTTCCGCAATCCGCTAGTTTTCACTCCGCCCGGGATTATCTCTACATCATTGATCGTGTGGACCAACTTTTTACTGAAGTATTACAATCCTATGCTTAGTTATGTAGGAAATTGACCACTATTTTAGTCGGCAATCCGGCAAATAACGACAAGCATTTGCTATAATGATGGGAGAAAGAGGGGAATTAACATGGCAGTTAACAAGGAAGAGGAGCTGTACAGCCCCATCAAGGCCTACTACGAAAAGCTAGGTTTTACGGTAAAAAGCGAGGTTCTCCACTGCGATTTGGTTGCAATGAAACCGGATGGAAGCGAGGCGGTTGTTGTCGAAATGAAAAAAACGTTCAATCTCGCTTTGCTGCTGCAAGGGATTGAACGTTTACGCATAAATGATCATGTTGTACTTGCCGTTGAGCGCAACCGCAAGAAAAGCGGCGCCCACAATCAGCGCTTCAGCGATATTACGGAGCTGTGCCGGATGCTTGGACTCGGCCTGATGACCGTCACCATCTTCAAGACTAAGGCGCCGCTGATCGAAATGCTGTGCGAGCCCGGCGAGATGCCAAAGCGCGGCATCCGAAGAACCCGCCAGGCACGGCTCCTCAGGGAGTTCCGGGAACGGAGCGGAGATTACAATGTAGGCGGCAGCACCGGCCGCAAGCTCGTCACCGCCTATCGGGAGAAGGCGCTACGGGCAGCTTATGCCATGCAGCAAGCCGGCATCCTGTCGCCAAGCCAGCTGGCGTCGCTGACGGGCAATCCGCAAAGCGCCTCCATGCTGCGCAGCAATTATTATAGCTGGTTCGAGAAGGTTGGGCGCGGCCAATACCAACTAACGGCAGCCGGAGCCTTGGCCTTAGCCGAATACGATGAGGTGATCGCCGAATGGAAAGCAACCTTCACTCTTCCGCCCGAACCCGAGCCAAAACCAGCAAAAGCACCAAAATCAAATGCCCCCAAAGCTTCCAAAGCTTCCAAAGGGAAGACGTCCAAACGCGTAAAGGAACCTCCTTTTAGCTACGAGCCGTAAACTCTCGGATCGCTTCCGCCAGGCGTGCAACGCCAAGCACCGTTTTTTCACCTTTATTATGGGTGAAATTAAGCCGGGCGGTGTTCCTTTTTGGATCATAAGCATAAAAAGCGCTGCCCGGCACAAAAGCTACGCCCTTCGATACCGCAACCCGCAGCAGCGCTTCCGCATCCAGTCCCTCGGGAAGCTCCACCCAAAGGAACATGCCGCCTTTCGGCTCAATCCAATGCATTCCTTCGATTTTTTGCGCCTTGATCAGGTTTTGCATCTCCCGCATCCGATCCCCGTAGGATTCCGAAATAATACGGATATGCTCGTCGAGCGGGAAATGCGCAAGCAGCTGGCTCAAGATCTGCTGATCCATCGTGCTGGACTGCAGGTCGGCCGCTTGCTTCGCTTTTGCAAGCATCTTGATCACCCGGGTATCGCCGATCGCCCAGCCGGTACGGAGTGCGGGAGCTACGATTTTCGAGAAGGTGCTTGTATAAATAACAACGCCGCTTCCAAACTGCTGCTGGTCAAGCGCAAACAGGGTTGGGTAAGCCGCATTTTCATCGTATTTCAGCTCGCCGTAAGGATCATCTTCAATAATAGGCACTTGATGGCCGGCGCAAATTCGCAGGATCTCCTGCCTTCTTTCCATGCTCCAGACATTGCCCGTCGGATTTCCAAAGGTCGGCACGGCATAAATAAACTTTGGCTTATGCTGGCGGACCAGTCGTTCCACATCCTCAGGAATCATGCCATGCTCATCGCTTTCGGCCGCAACAACCTTTAGACCATGCAGCTCAAATACTTGCAGGCAGGCCAAATAGGTTGGCCGTTCAACAATTACCGTATCCCCCGGCTCAGTGAGAACCTGGACAAGCAGGCTGATCGCCTGCTGGGAGCCTGTCGTGATAATCATCTCATCCGGCTGCACGTTCATCCCCTTCTGGGCCATGCGGACGCAAAGCTGCTCGCGAAGCGGCAGATAACCTTCAGTAAGTCCGTACTGCAATGCGCTTGTACCCGCTGAAATAGCACGATCCGCAGCTTCCCTGACAGCCTGTACCGGAAAAAGTTCTTCCGCCGGCAGGCCGCCGGCAAAGGATACGATATCGTTGCCTTGCGTCAGCTTAAGAATATCCCTCACGACGGAAGACTTAACCTGCGTCATTCTTGATGCAAAGCGAAATTCCATATTTCCTTCTCCTCCCGCAATAAAAAACCATGATTTGTACTGTCACTATTGTCGCATAATAAAAAGAATACGTGCAAACTTAAACGTTTTCTTTTCCCTAATACTTGGTTATAATGAAGCTAGCATATCGGAGGTGCACAAAATGTCTATTACTTTCGTTATTGTTATGACAGTCTTTATTTTGTTCCTGACTGCCATCTTGACGTCTTCGTACAACGACGACAAGACCAAAGGCCTTTAAAAAACAAAAAAAGAAGCTTCCCTTGTTTACAGGAGGAGCTTCTTTTTTTTGAATTCGTATGTTTGTAGTAGTGCATTATGGATGATAATCCGATTAACGGTTGAGAAGCTGCCCCATTTCATTCATGCACGGCTCGCACAAATAACGGTCCTTGAATTCCTTCACTTCTTCCATTGATCCGCAGAACACGCATCTTGGACGGTAACGCTCCAAAATAATATGGTCGCCTTGCACTAAAATCTCTACAGGATCCCCCTCATTCATCTGATACCGTTTACGAAGTGATTTAGGAAGGACGATTCGTCCGAGTTGGTCCACCTTTCTAACCACACCTGCTGGTTTCATCTTTTCACCTCTTTATGACTGTATTTGCAAGCTAACGTTGTGAAACATAGCACAGTAGACTTTCGATGGCCTTTATCGAATTCCTTCCCATACAAGGATAGTCCTTAATATTATGTAAATTCAGTCCATTCCCGGGAACTTATTCTGGCGTAAAGCCTCATACACAATAATAGCGGCCGAGTTCGAAAGATTCAGCGACCGGACATCCCCTGTCATCGGCATCCGCATGCAAGTATCCAGATTCGCATCAATCAGCTCTTGCGGAAGGCCTTTTGTTTCCTTTCCGAATACGAAGAAATCTCCGTCCCGAAAGTCAAACTCCGTATACACTTTTGTAGCTCTTGTGCTTGCATAAAAGAATCTTCCGTTTGGATTTGCATCCTGCAGCTCCTTGAAGGAATCATGATATTCCACATGAACGGCATGCCAATAATCCAGTCCGGCACGCTTAAGAGTGCGGTCATCGGTCTGGAAACCAAGGGGGCGTACAAGATGAAGATGCGCGCCTGTTGCGGCGCAAGTCCGGGCGATATTGCCCGTGTTAGCAGGAATTTCAGGTTCAACCAAAACAATATGGAAAGCCATAACTGTACCAACCTCACATTCTATGTCATTATACACGAAACACTGCGTTCCCGCACCAGTGCCAAAGAGGCAATTTTTACATTAGGTTAACGTACTCTTAATCTCCGCATAAATGTCTTCCGCCATAATGAAAACATCTTGTAGGAGGCAAAAGGAGAATAGATACGATGAAAAAGAAAATATTGGTCGTTGATGATGAGCCGTCCATCTCCATGCTAATCGAATTTAATTTAAAGCTCGCCGGTTATGATGTCCGGTGTGTAAGCGATGGCGAGGCCGTATTCGAGATGTTAAAGCCATTCCGTCCTGACCTGATCGTACTCGACTTGATGCTTCCGAAAATGGATGGCATCCAAGTATGCCGTGAACTGCGCAAGCAGAGCAATGCGGTACCAATCGTTATGCTGACTGCCTTGCAGGACGTCACGGACAAAATCGCCGGGCTTGATAACGGGGCCGATGATTATATGACGAAGCCATTTAGCCCGCAAGAGCTGATCTCCCGTATCCAGGCGATTTTCCGCCGTATTCAGACCCTTCCGGGTCAAGCTGAATCAACGACATTCGATATTGGCAGATTGACGGTACGCGCCGAACAGCGCGAAGTGCTGATTGATGGCCGGACGATTGAACTGACTCCAAAGGAATTCGAGCTTCTTCTCTTCTTATGCAAGCATAGAGGCAAAGTATTAAGCCGTCAGCAGCTGCTTCACGGGGTATGGGATTACCACTTCCTCGGCGATACGCGAATCGTTGACGTTCATATCAGCCATCTTCGAGATAAAATCGAGCAAAACGCAAGAACGCCAGAGTACATTATGACGGTCCGCAATGTCGGCTACAAGCTTCACGCCCCTAATATGGCCGATTCGTCACTGGCATAAACACCTTTAACAATGAAGACCGCCTTTCCGATTACGGAAATGGCGGTCTTTGTCAACTTTCTTAACCGTTACGGCGCTGGAAGTCAGCCATAAAATCAGCAAGCGCTTTGCAGCTCTCGTGAGGAACGGCGTTGTACGTCGAAGCGCGCAGACCGCCAACATCGCGGTGGCCCTTCAGGCCAACAAAACCATTTTGCTCCGATTCTTTCACGAATTGCTTCTCCAGCTCTTCGTTTTGCATACGGAAAGTGATGTTCATAAGCGAACGGCTGTCTTGATGAGCGCATCCAACGTAATAACCGTTGCTTTGATCGATCGCGTCATAGATCAGCTTTGTTTTATCGCGGTTGAGCTGCTCCATCGCAGCGACTCCGCCGTTGCCCTTGATCCATTTCAGAACCAGGTTAACCATATATACCGAGAAGGATGGCGGCGTATTGTAAAGCGACTTGTTCTTCGCATGCGTGTCATAGCGGAAGATAGCCGGAATGTTCTTCGGGCTTTCTTGAACCAGGTCATCGCGTACGATTACAACCGTAACACCGGATGGACCAAGATTTTTTTGCGCGCCGGCATAGATAAGACCAAATTTGCTAATATCAATAGGACGGCTCAAAATATCGCTGGACATATCGGCTACAAGCGGTACATTGCCAAGATTCGTCGGGAACTCCTGGAACTGTACGCCTCCGATTGTTTCATTAGATGTAAGATGAAGGTAAGAAGCATTCTCCGGCACAACAATTTCGTTCATGCTTGGCATACGCATGAAATTGTCGTTTTCTGACGATGCGGCAATAACCGTCTCGCCAATCAGCTTCGCTTCCTTAATGGCTTTGTCAGCCCAAGCGCCAGTCTTAACGTAAGCGGCAGGACGGCCCGCGGAAAGCAGGTTCATTGGAATCATGGCAAACTGCTGGCTAGCGCCGCCTTGCAGGAAAAGAACATGATAGTTATCCGGAATACCGAACAATTCGCGCATGAGGGCTTGTGAATCATTGTTCACTTGCTCATAAAGCGCGCTGCGGTGGGACATTTCCATGATGGACATCCCCGCGCCCTGATATTCGACAAATTGCTCTTGCGCCTGCTGCAGCACCTCAAGCGGTAAAGCGGCTGGTCCTGCATTGAAATTATAGGCTCGTTTCATTTCCGTTACCCACCTTTTGTTTTTGTTAAACATCTCACATGATATTGATTATGATAGCAATTTTACCGGCTCTCTTCAAGTACATTTACATAATGTTAGTGACAAAAAGTCGAACGGAGATTATTAACATGGCAGATAATATTCGGATTTTCACCGCAATATCCATTCCAGCAAACATTACCGGACAAATCGTTAGCCATTTGCCCGATTGGAAGAATCAGCTCTCTTTTCGGAAATGGGTGGATCCCCGGGACCTGCATATTACGCTTCATTTTATCGGAGACATGCCGGTTTCCTCTATTCCCACCATACAGGCCGCGATGCAGGAAACTGCTTCCCGCTCATCATCCTTCTCATTAGAGCTGTCGAAACTTGACTGCTTTGGACGCGAGGAACGGCCCTCCGTATTATGGCTCGGCATAAAACAATTGCCCGCTGAGCTCCTTGGGCTCCATCAATTGCTTGGCCAATCGCTTCATTCGGGTATTGGCTATTCGCCGGAGACCCGTCCTTACCGCCCTCACGTTACCTTAGCGCGGAAATATTCCGCTGATGAACCATGTACAGCCGGGAAGCTTGAGGAGCTTTCCAGCCCCCTTCTACAGCATCAGACAGCCTTCGACATAACCGGCATAACTCTATACCGTACCCGATTAGGCGAAAGACCTATGTACGAACCAATTGCGTCCGCACAATTCGACAAATGAAAAGCGGACTCCCGCCAAGGGAGTCCGCTTGAATAAATGCGTTACGAATTAGCAGCCGAAATACAGGCTGTACTCGTGTGGATGAATACGGATCGATACCGCTTTAGCTTCGCTGCGTTTAACGGCAACATAGTTAGCGATGAAGTCTTCCGTGAATACGCCGCTTTCAGTCAAGAAAGTAGAATCTGCTTCGAGAGCATCAAGCGCTTCGTCGAGTGTACCAGGTACGCTGCGGATTTCTTTTTTCTCTTCTTCCGGCAGTTCGTAAATGTTTTTGTCGAATGGGCCATAGCCCAGAGCAACAGGATCCAGTTTACGTTTGATGCCGTCCAGACCAGCAAGCAGCATAGCTGCGAATGCCAGGTAAGGGTTAGCCGTGGAGTCCGGAGTACGGAACTCGATACGACAGCCTTTAGGCGTAACCGAAGCGATTGGAATACGAACTGCAGCCGAACGGTTACCTTTCGAGAATACAAGGTTAACCGGAGCTTCGTAACCAGGAACCAGACGTTTGAACGAGTTTGTCGATGGATTCGTCAAAGCGATCAGTGCTGGAGCATGGTGCAGAACGCCACCGATGTAGTTCATAGCGAGTGGGCTCAGGTTACCGTAAGCACCTTTTTCGTAGAACATAGGAGCGTCGCCATCGAAGATGGACATATGCACGTGCATACCGGAACCGTTATCGCCGAACAATGGTTTTGGCATGAAAGTAGCCACTTTGCCGTATTGGCGAGCTGTGTTATGAACGATATATTTGTACAGCATCAGGTTGTCAGCTGTTTTCGTCAATGTGTCGAAACGGAAGTTGATTTCTGCTTGACCAGCAGTTGCAACTTCATGGTGATGACGTTCAACGCGAAGGCCAACTTCTTGCATCAGGCGAACCATTTCGCTGCGGATGTCTTGTTGTTGGTCAACCGGAGCAACTGGCACGTAGCCGCCTTTTACAGGAACTTTAAAGCCAAGGTTTCCGCCTTCTTCTTTACGGTTTGTGTTCCAACCCGCTTCTTCGGAATCAACGTAGAAGGAAGAAGAATTCATTGTGCTCTCGTAGCGAACTTCGTCGAAGATGAAGAATTCGGACTCAGGCGCGAAGAATGCAGTAGTACCGATACCTGTTGTTTGCAGGTATTCTTCCGCTTTTTGAGCGATGCTGCGTGGGTCACGCTCATAACGCTCGCCGTCCGGTGTATGAATGTTACACATAATGTTCAGTGTAGGATGATCTGTGAAAGGATCAACGAATGCTGCATCAGTATCTGGCATCATTACCATGTCAGATTCTTCAATACCACGGAAACCTGGGATCGAGGAACCGTCAAAAGCTACACCGTTTACGAAAGTATCAGCGTCAACTTCTGTCGAAGGAAGAGTAATGTGGTGCGCACGACCAGCGAGATCCACGAAGCGGAAATCTACAAACTGGATGTTGTTTTCTTGAATTTGTTCCAAAACTTTTTGAACTGACATCAGATATTTCCTCCATTTCCGAACATTTGCATAGTGGTGAACAGTTATTGTTCAAGTTTCGTGTTAAACTATGAGGTAATTATAAGACTACGTTTTGGCATCGTCAATACTTATGTCAGGTATTTTTTATTCATATGTGAGGTATACTTACAAGTTTAAACATTTGTTCACAATTAAGCCTTTACATTCGATCAGAAAAGCCGGGAAGCCTTGTGTATCAAGGCTTCCCGGCTTTTCACATTTTAAATCTGGATTAAATTTTCCATTCCGCAAAAGCGGCTGCAGGTTCTTTGGGAGTGTTAAATTGCTTGCCAACGATTGGCGCGAGCTTTTCTAAATCCTTTAATAAATTAGCGAATTGGTCAGGGAACAAGGATTGTACACCGTCACCTGTCATCGAATTATCCGGATCTGTGTGCATTTCGACGATCAGACCGTTCGCCCCTGCCGCAACGGAAGCCTTGGACATCGGTTCTACCAATTCGCGGCGGCCTGTACCGTGGCTTGGGTCCGAAATGACCGGAAGATGGCTAAGCCCTTGCAGAACCGGAATCGCGGACAAGTCGAGCGTGTTTCTTGTGTAAGTTTCGAACGTTCGGATTCCGCGCTCACATAACATAACATTCGGATTTCCGCCTGCGAGAATGTATTCCGCCGCGTTCAGGAATTCGTCATACGTTGAGCTGAAACCGCGCTTCAGCAATACCGGAGTCTGAATCGTGCCAAGCTTGCGGAGCAAGTCGAAGTTCTGCATATTGCGTGTTCCGACTTGAAGGATATCGGCATGTTCGGCGCATACATCAACATACTCTGGTGTCATGACTTCCGTAATCGTGAGCAGGCCATGCTTCTTGCCCGCTTCCGCCATCATGATCAAACCTTCCACGCCAACGCCTTGGAAGCTGTATGGACCCGTACGAGGCTTAAACGCACCGCCGCGGAGCACCTGTCCGCCGGCTGCTTTGACAATGCGGGCGATCTCATCGATCTGCTCCGGAGATTCAACCGCGCAAGGGCCGCCCATAATAACGAGGTTGTCGCCGCCAATCTTAACGCCTTTAATGTCGATGACGGTATCGTCCGGATGGAAGTCCCGGCTCGCCAGCTTGTAGGACTTCGAAATCTTGATCACGTTCTCTACGCCTTTCATTTGGCGGAGATGCTCGGCTAGCGTCGGTTCCGCTTTGCCGATAATTCCGATAACCGTACGGTCAGTCCCTCTTGATACATGGGCCTGCACGCCCGCTCTTTCAATATGGTTCACAATTTCTTGAATACGCTCTTCAGCAATATGTGGGCTAGTAATTACGATCATGTCCATCTCTCCTTTTTCACTTCAACGCTTATACGCTTTTACGCTTTGCGGCTTTTATGCTTTTACTTGTTAAAGCAAATATACACGATGGACTCTTGTTTCGTCAATTATTATTTTTGAAGCGTGCTTGGTGTAGAAGGCAACTGCGGAAATGAATGTTCTTACGATCGCTGTGCTCGCTAGATTCCCTGAATTTTCTATTATAAAGTTGGAATCTATCTCACAAGGCGACCGCTCCGCTTCTCCAGAACATTCATTTCCTCCGTTGCGGCTCTGCCCGGATATTTTCAAAACAATAAAAAACTCAACCTAAGAGTCCGGAGAGCCAGACAAAAAGGTTGAGTTTTTGGTTAAGCTTCAGCTGTGCTGGAAGCCGATTTGGTACGGATCGTTGGAAGAAGCTTGTTCTTGTTGACCGTGCGCTTAATCTCCCACGTGGAAGGGTCGTTATGGTCGTATTGCTCCAAATACGCGATAACTTCTTTTGTAATCGGAGTCGGAGTCGACGCGCCGGAAGTTACGGCAACGCGATCAACACCCTTTAACCACTCCTGCTCGATCTCCGATACGTCGGATACGCGATAGGCCGGTACGCCCGCGATCTCCTGGGATACCTGGGCTAGGCGGTTGGAGTTGTTGCTCCGCGGATCGCCAACAACGATACATAGCTGCGCCTGTCCGGCTTGCTCCGCTACCGCTTCCTGGCGTACTTGCGTAGCCAAGCAGATCTCGTTATGAATTTCCGCCCTTGGATACGTCTCCAGAAGCTTGCTTATAATATGACGGATATCCCATTGCGACATCGTGGTCTGATTCGTAATGATAATACGGCCTTCAGGCACGTTAAGCTTGGAAATATCCTCGACGCGCTCAATTAGATGAACGCGGTCCGGTGCCACGCCAATAGCGCCTTCCGGCTCCGGATGGCCTTTTTTGCCAATATAGATAATATGATAGTCCTCGGCGACTTTCTCACGAATCAAATCATGCGTTTTGGTTACATCCGGACAAGTCGCGTCCACAACGGTCAGGCCTTTCTCGCGCGCACGGTTGCGGACCTCGGGGGATACCCCATGGGCCGTAAAGATAACGGTACCGCTCTCCACCTGCTCCAGGATCTCCAGACGGTTTTCCCCGTCAAGCGTAATGATACCCTCTTGCTCGAAAGCCTCGGTTACATGCGCATTATGAACAATCATGCCAAGAATATAAATCGGACGCGGAAGGTCCAGGTTTTTGGCGGTTTGCAGCGCTAGCACCATGGCGTCTACAACGCCATAGCAATAGCCGCGCGGCGATATTTTAACAATTTCCACTTGTTGCACCTGCTTTCTGAATAACGAAGGTTAGTCTTCGATTCGATCGGTTCCTTCTATTATAATCGAAGCAGGCTGGGGGGAAAAGTCTATTGGCAGCCAAATGACAAACGTGGACCCTTCTTCCTCCATCGTTGTCACCTCAATCGAGCCGCGGTGCTCATCGATAATCCATTTGGCAATGGACAGACCAAGCCCCGTGCCAACCGTCTTGCCGCGCGATTCGTCGGCCCGGTAGAACCGGTCGAAGATATGCGGAACTTCATTTGGATTCATGCCGATTCCGGTATCTTTAATTATTATGCCAAGCTGGTTCTCCCGGCGTGTCGCCGACATCTCGATCCAGCCGCTTGGCGTGTATTTGAACGCGTTCTCTATGAAAATAAACAGCAGCTGCTGCAAATAATCCGCATTCCCGTGTACCTGGTATCCGTCCAGCGCAGTCAAATCCCCAATCCGCCATTCCGCGTTGCGAGGCAAGAGGCTCGCTCTACGGCCTACTTCTTCCACAATCGGCAGCATAGGCTGCGTTGTTTTTTCCATCTCGTAGCCCGCATCGGCTCTTGCCAGAGCAAGAAGGTCGTTAACGAGAGTGGACATCCGCCGCGCCTCCGCCGCAATATCCTGCATGGCTTCGTTAGACAGCTCATAGCGTTGGCTATCCAACGCCAGTACAATATCTCCCGCTTCATCCGGCTCAAGCGTCTTGGACCACATCCGCTGCAGCAGTTCAATATTGCCGCGAATCGTCGTCAGTGGAGTACGCAGCTCATGTGACGCATCCGAAACAAACCTTCGCTGCGCTTTATAGGATTCGTCCAGTCCGTTATACGCCATCTCGATGCGGGATAGCATAATATTAAGGGTGTAGACCAAATGCCCAATCTCATCCTTTGGACCTTCAATCGGAATCCGTACGCTCAAATCGGAACCGCTCTGAATTTGCTCGGTGCTGCGGATAACCCGTTCGATTGGCTGCAAGGCTTTTCGTGCCATAAACAGACCCACCGTGAAGGCGATTAACAAGCAAATCACCGACGACATAATAAGAATGATACGTAATCCCGCCAAGTAATTCTCTTCGCTCGCAACTACCGTACCAACCTGAAGAAGGCCAATTAAGCTTGAATCCGTATTGTTGCGAATAGGTACCTGGTAGATCAGAAAAGCAACTTCTCTTTCGTTGGTCTTTAATACCGCTTTTTTATAGCCGTAATCCGGCTTGGACTTTGCTTCCGGGATAGGAAATTTGATGCCGTTTACCTGAAGCTCGCCGGAGGCTTTAATAACGCCTTCTTTATAATTGACTAATTGCACATAAAAATCTTTCTCGTAAAACGGGGAATTCCTCTTAATGTTCAGGTCAATCTGATT
This region of Paenibacillus sp. JDR-2 genomic DNA includes:
- a CDS encoding 4-hydroxy-3-methylbut-2-enyl diphosphate reductase translates to MEIVKISPRGYCYGVVDAMVLALQTAKNLDLPRPIYILGMIVHNAHVTEAFEQEGIITLDGENRLEILEQVESGTVIFTAHGVSPEVRNRAREKGLTVVDATCPDVTKTHDLIREKVAEDYHIIYIGKKGHPEPEGAIGVAPDRVHLIERVEDISKLNVPEGRIIITNQTTMSQWDIRHIISKLLETYPRAEIHNEICLATQVRQEAVAEQAGQAQLCIVVGDPRSNNSNRLAQVSQEIAGVPAYRVSDVSEIEQEWLKGVDRVAVTSGASTPTPITKEVIAYLEQYDHNDPSTWEIKRTVNKNKLLPTIRTKSASSTAEA
- the thpR gene encoding RNA 2',3'-cyclic phosphodiesterase produces the protein MADNIRIFTAISIPANITGQIVSHLPDWKNQLSFRKWVDPRDLHITLHFIGDMPVSSIPTIQAAMQETASRSSSFSLELSKLDCFGREERPSVLWLGIKQLPAELLGLHQLLGQSLHSGIGYSPETRPYRPHVTLARKYSADEPCTAGKLEELSSPLLQHQTAFDITGITLYRTRLGERPMYEPIASAQFDK
- the aroF gene encoding 3-deoxy-7-phosphoheptulonate synthase, whose product is MIVITSPHIAEERIQEIVNHIERAGVQAHVSRGTDRTVIGIIGKAEPTLAEHLRQMKGVENVIKISKSYKLASRDFHPDDTVIDIKGVKIGGDNLVIMGGPCAVESPEQIDEIARIVKAAGGQVLRGGAFKPRTGPYSFQGVGVEGLIMMAEAGKKHGLLTITEVMTPEYVDVCAEHADILQVGTRNMQNFDLLRKLGTIQTPVLLKRGFSSTYDEFLNAAEYILAGGNPNVMLCERGIRTFETYTRNTLDLSAIPVLQGLSHLPVISDPSHGTGRRELVEPMSKASVAAGANGLIVEMHTDPDNSMTGDGVQSLFPDQFANLLKDLEKLAPIVGKQFNTPKEPAAAFAEWKI
- the glnA gene encoding type I glutamate--ammonia ligase, producing MSVQKVLEQIQENNIQFVDFRFVDLAGRAHHITLPSTEVDADTFVNGVAFDGSSIPGFRGIEESDMVMMPDTDAAFVDPFTDHPTLNIMCNIHTPDGERYERDPRSIAQKAEEYLQTTGIGTTAFFAPESEFFIFDEVRYESTMNSSSFYVDSEEAGWNTNRKEEGGNLGFKVPVKGGYVPVAPVDQQQDIRSEMVRLMQEVGLRVERHHHEVATAGQAEINFRFDTLTKTADNLMLYKYIVHNTARQYGKVATFMPKPLFGDNGSGMHVHMSIFDGDAPMFYEKGAYGNLSPLAMNYIGGVLHHAPALIALTNPSTNSFKRLVPGYEAPVNLVFSKGNRSAAVRIPIASVTPKGCRIEFRTPDSTANPYLAFAAMLLAGLDGIKRKLDPVALGYGPFDKNIYELPEEEKKEIRSVPGTLDEALDALEADSTFLTESGVFTEDFIANYVAVKRSEAKAVSIRIHPHEYSLYFGC
- the serC gene encoding 3-phosphoserine/phosphohydroxythreonine transaminase yields the protein MKRAYNFNAGPAALPLEVLQQAQEQFVEYQGAGMSIMEMSHRSALYEQVNNDSQALMRELFGIPDNYHVLFLQGGASQQFAMIPMNLLSAGRPAAYVKTGAWADKAIKEAKLIGETVIAASSENDNFMRMPSMNEIVVPENASYLHLTSNETIGGVQFQEFPTNLGNVPLVADMSSDILSRPIDISKFGLIYAGAQKNLGPSGVTVVIVRDDLVQESPKNIPAIFRYDTHAKNKSLYNTPPSFSVYMVNLVLKWIKGNGGVAAMEQLNRDKTKLIYDAIDQSNGYYVGCAHQDSRSLMNITFRMQNEELEKQFVKESEQNGFVGLKGHRDVGGLRASTYNAVPHESCKALADFMADFQRRNG